Proteins from one Myxococcales bacterium genomic window:
- a CDS encoding DUF448 domain-containing protein gives MTEREPARGSIRTCVGCHEEAAPAGLVRFVLTPEGGLVPDLGGGSHGRGAWVHARAKCISEACRKGFMKSFKSAVEADPAVLSELIARAAERRIFALLASALGSRRLVVGAAEVKEALGRRQARLVIVATDARAAAESHEVRAAIASGLARAWATKSELGRATHRTETGIVAVLDPGLGRALAQTIDWAHTAEPTIAAGGDPPTEE, from the coding sequence ATGACCGAACGAGAACCCGCCCGCGGCTCGATCCGCACCTGCGTGGGCTGCCATGAAGAGGCAGCCCCGGCGGGGCTCGTGCGCTTCGTGCTGACGCCGGAGGGCGGATTGGTGCCCGATCTCGGCGGAGGCAGTCACGGCCGCGGGGCCTGGGTCCACGCTCGCGCCAAGTGCATCAGCGAAGCCTGTCGCAAGGGGTTCATGAAGAGCTTCAAGTCCGCGGTCGAGGCCGACCCCGCGGTGCTTTCGGAGTTGATCGCGCGCGCAGCCGAGCGTCGCATCTTCGCCTTGCTGGCGTCGGCCCTCGGCTCCCGTCGACTCGTGGTCGGCGCGGCTGAGGTCAAAGAGGCGCTCGGGCGCAGACAAGCTCGCCTCGTGATCGTGGCGACCGACGCGCGCGCCGCGGCGGAGTCCCACGAGGTGCGCGCCGCAATCGCGTCGGGCCTGGCTCGCGCGTGGGCAACGAAATCAGAGCTCGGGCGGGCTACCCACCGCACCGAGACGGGCATAGTGGCGGTCCTCGACCCGGGGCTCGGCCGCGCCCTTGCACAAACTATTGACTGGGCTCACACGGCGGAGCCGACAATTGCAGCCGGTGGGGATCCCCCCACGGAGGAATGA